tggcagtgttgctgtgcagcagtgtctggtgtacgttgtgaagctgtgtgtcgagcaatgcgagttgcatccaactcatatttacctggcattggagatacaatgatcaagtattttttgacaataattattttttttaagttaaaaaccaatacagattaataccatccatattcttgaaaagaagcattattttgaagaaaaaaatatgtatgttacaaatatccaactgagtagagatgtcaattgtgagtatgttgtagcagcacgcttcaagtgtttacccaaactagcctaatgttccagaatgtgtgaaaacatcaaaggacgatgacatcacatcaaaggacgatgacatcacatcaaaggacgatgacatcacatcaaaggacgaagacatcacatcaaaggacgatgacatcactgtagtACATGAAaagacatgtatgaatattcaaaatgacgtatggaaaactaaatttaaatgtccagaaaagtggcagtgttgctgtgcagcagtgtctggtgtacattgtgaagctgtgtgttgagcaatgcgagttgcatccaactcctATTTACCTGgaatgggagatacaatgatcaagtatttcatgacagtaatttagtttttaaagttaaaaacaaatacagattaataccagccatattcttgaaaagaagcattattttgaagaaacaaatatgtatgttacaaatatccaactgagtagagattgtcaactgtgagtgtattttagcagcacgcttcaaatGTCTACCCAaattagcctaatgttccagaatgtgtgaaaacatcaaaggacgatgacatcacattaaaggacgatgacatcacatcaaaggacgatgacatcacatcaaaggacgatgacatcactgtaatacataaaattatatgtatgaatattcaaaatgacgtatggaaaactaaatttaaatgtccagaaaagtggcagtgttgctgtgcagcagtgtctggtgtacgttgtgaagctgtgtgttgagcaaagcgagttgcatccaactcctatttacctggcatgggagatacaatgatcaagtatttcatgacaataattagtttttaaagttaaaaacaaatacagattaataccatccatattcttgaaaagaagcattattttgaaaaaaaaaatatgtatgttacaaatatccaactgagtagagatgtcaattgtCAGTGTATTATGGcggcacgcttcaatgtgtctatccaaacaagcctaatgttccagagtGTGTGACAACAACAAAggacgatcacatcacatcaatggccgatgacatcacatcaaaggatgatgacatcacatcaaaggacgatgacatcactgtaatacttaaaaggatatgtatgaatattcaaaatgacgtatggaaaactaaatttaaatgtccagaaaagtggcagtgttgctgtgcagcagtgtctggtgaccgttatgaagctgtgtgttgagcaatgcaagttgcatccaactcatctttacctggcatgggagatacaatgatcaagtatgttatgacaatatttttttttaaagttataaagaaatacagatcaataacagccatattcttgaaaagaagcattatttaaaaaaaaaaatatgtatgttacaaatatccaactgagtagagattgtcaactgtgagtgaattgtggcagcacgcttcaatgtgtttatccaaactagcctaatgttccaaaatgtgtgaaaacatcaaaggatgatgacatcactttaatacataaaaggatatgtataaatattcgaaatgacgtatggaaaactaaatttaaatgtccagaaaagtggcagtgttgctgtgcagcagtgtctggtgtacgttgtgaagctgtgtgttgagcaatgcgagttgcatccaactcctattaacctggcatgggagatacaatgatcaagtatgttatgacaataattttttttaaagttataaagaaatacagatcaataacagccatattcttgaaaagaagcattatttaaaaaaaaaaatatgtatgttacaaatatccaactgagtagagattgtcaactgtgagtgaattgcggcagcacgcttcaatgtgtttatccaaactagcctaatgttccagaatgtgtgaaaacatcaaaggacgatgacatcacatcaaaggaggAAGACATCACaacaaaggacgatgacatcacatcaaaggacgatgacatcactgtaatacataaaaggatatgtatgaacattcaaaatgacatatggaaaactaaatttaaatgtccagaaaagtggcaatgttgctgtgcagcagtgtctggtgtacattgtgaagctgtgtgttgagtaatgcgagttgcatccaactcgtATTTACCTgtcatgggagatacaatgatcaattatttcatgacaataattagtttttaaagttaaaaacaaatacagattaataccagccatattcttgaaaagaagcattattttgaagaaagaaatacgcatgttacaaatatccaactgagtagagattgtcaactgtgaatgtattgtagcagcacgcttcaagtgtctacccaaactagcctaatgttccagaatgtgtgacaacaccaaaggacgatgacatcacatcaaaggacgatatcatcacatcaaaggacgaagacatcacatcaaaggatgatgacatcactgtaatatttaaaaggatatgtatgaattttcaaaatgacgtatggaaaactaaatttaaatgtccagaaaagtggcagtgttgatgcgcagcagtgtctggtgaccgttgtgaagctgtgtgttgagcaatgcgagttgcatccaactcctatttaccttgcatgggagatacaatgatcaagtatgttatgacaataattttttttaaagttaaaaacaaatacagattaataccatccatattcttgaaaagaagcattattttgaagaaaaaaatatgtatgttacaaatatccaactgagtagagattgtcaactgtgagtggaTTGTGGCAGCATGCTACAATGTGTcgatccaaactagcctaatgttccagaatgtgtgaaaacatcaaaggacgatgacatcacatcaaaggacgattacatcacatcaaaggactatgacatcacatcaaaggacgatgacatcacatcaaaggaggAAGACATCACaacaaaggacgatgacatcacatcaaaggacgatgacatcactgtaatacataaaaggatatgtatgaatattcaaaatgacgtatggaaaactaaatttaaatgtccagaaaagtggcagtgttgctgtgcagcagtccCTGGTggacgttgtgaagctgtgtgttgagcaaagcgagttgcatccaactcctatttacctggcatgggagatacaatgatcaagtatttcatgacaataatttgtttttaaagttaaaaacaaatacagattaataccagccatattcttgaaaagaagcattattttgaagaaaaaaatatgtgttacaaatatccaactgagtagagattgtcaactgtgagtgtattttagcagcacgcttcaaatGTCTACCCAaattagcctaatgttccagaatgtgtgaaaacatcaaaggacgatcacatcacatcaaaggacgatgacatcacatcaaaggacgatgacatccctgtaatacataaaaggatatgtatgaatattcaaaatgacgtatggaaaactaaatttaaatgtccagaaaagtggcagtgttgctgtgcagcggtgtctggtgaccgttgtgaagctgttttttgagcaatgcgagtcgcatccaactcatatttacctggcattggagatacaatgatcaagttttttatgacaataattgtttttttaaagttaaaaacaaatacagattaataccatccatattcttgaaaagaagcattattttgaagaaaaaaatatgtatgttacaaatatccaactgagtagagattgtcaactgtgagtgtattttagcagcacgcttcaaatGTCTACCCAaattagcctaatgttccagaatgtgtgaaaacatcaaaggacgatgacatcacatcaaaggacgatgacatcacatcaaaggacgatgacatcactgtaatacataaaaggatatgtatgaatattcaaaatgatgtatggaaaactaaatttaaatatccagaaaagtggcagtgttgttgtgcagcagtgtctggtgtacgttgtgaagctgtgtgttgagcaatgcgagttgcatccaactcctatttacctggcatgggagatacaatgatcaagtatgttatgacaataatttttttaaagttataaagaaatacagatcaataacagCCATATTCtttaaaagaagcattattttgaagaaaaaaatatgtatgttatccaactgagtagagattgtcaactgtgagtatATTTTAGCAGCAtgcttgtccatgtctgtgattggttatATGCTACAAACACCACCCATTTTATGTGAGCTTTCTCATAGCCAGATTGAAAAGCCCCGGGTTGATTTACCAACTTGATAACCAGCGTTGTAGGACAGCTTAGCGGGATTGGGTTTGTTAgagttagttaagccagataacaagaagatatacatattgtaattcaattgttctgagagaaaactgcgctgtgttccaatccacgtacttccgcaagtacacttcaatgttaTGCACTGTAtgcactctgtacttacttgaATAGTGCATGAATTTCAACAGGGTGTGGTCGTCTCAAATCAAAAACTCTGCActtaccggaaatgacgatcgcaacatttcaccGCTGCTGGCTACCCACcaaaatgtcttcttcttcagggTTTTACGGTAGCTGGCATCCTTAGTGTTCCAGTCATCTAAAGTTGTGTTTGTGCTGTAATCAGACTCATCATTACATAAAAGCATTGAACAGAGAACAGAATAcatctataaatactgtttgaTTGTAACTTTGTGCAGTCGTGCACATAGTAAATGCAAATCAGTTACTGTTGCACAGAATTATCTATACttttttgacttatttttctACTTGGTGTTTGCACCAACATAcagcagaataaataaatatattacaaaCTATTTATGactatagattttttttacactACTGTGTAGTTTACAACAGCCATTTAAAGttcaatacaaaagaaaacacacaccaacattaaCATGACTgagtttattaaatattaaattcaTGTCACAAAACTgaacctaaataaataaatagatagataaatacgTCGATATTGATAGATTGTCCTATTTGTCTTTCTCCAGCCTCCAAACCCCAGGCagtatggtaaatggtaaatggacttgcatgtctacatcactcctctagtcttctgaccactcaaagctctttacactgcatgtcagcattcacctgttcacacacacattcacacactgatggtagaggctgctaaggtggcaactttgcccatcaggatctaaatactcattcacacaccgatggctcagccttcgggagcaatttggggttaagtgtcttgctcaaggacacatcgacatgtgatcTGAACCagcgaccttccgattggtggacgacctgctctgccctctgagccacagccgcccctttAAGGGGTTTGGTGTAGCCTGGGAAAGAGGTGGCCGGAGTTTGTCTCCTTGTATTTAGTTTGCTTATGGGTGTCATTGCTTCGGGCCGTCCCCAGACCTTTAGGAGGGAGATGGAACCAAAGTGAAATAACAGATTAGCTGTGACTAACCCAAATATCTGTCATCTTCATTAACGTGTAggattaatatttaatcaaCTAACATCCCCACTCCTTCCCCTTTTCACCATGGATCAGGAGCTGTATGGGTCATTATATTATTGACATTCTATTTGGGGTAAAttgtcattaaaatgtttaattgtaTTAGCTGCTGTAAACTGTTGTGTTGTGTGGCCCAAATTAACAGACAGCACATTACCTGAGTCACATGCTGCAGGTCATCATCTATCATTTCATCATCTACCTTTTCAAttattcatttcattcacaGATTTatatcaacaaaataaaataagttaatatatttcGATAAAAATATGTAACAGATTTACATTcattaaaatcatttttatgcccgcatgcatttatttttttatactttattttttcccctttctttcaaggttgttttcatatatgcaatttacagttcgtaattaaaatagtttatgaagcatttttttaagtaattgagcttagaaacaaacaaaataagtacacaagagaaaacaacatcagcattaaaataaaataaataaataaaaatgacaatgacaataataataataataataataataataatgataatgataatgataataataataataataataagacaaagagaaaataataataataatacaaataaaataataataataataataataataataataataataataataataataataatacaataataaattcattaaattagttaatttttaaaaagcatttttttttaagttttttttttttttagtcctgATCCTGAAAAAGTTTCCCAAAGTTTCATCTCGGCTGTCATCCTTTGTTTATGGTTGAAAtgacaatgaaatgaaatgaacctTGAATAGTATTATATTGTGAGGCTGTTTATATGTTTGGAATTATTTGAAGGTAAagtaataaaaacagtttttaatgAGAAATAATGGCTAAAGCAACTGAATTTTAAGGccttttttctttattcatgCTCCCTGAGCTGCCCTATGGGACACTGACATTTGTATTGTACTACTGCAGTTCATAAATAGGTACAATTACTATTATAGCTGGTGACTTTAAGACCCAAATGTAGCTTTTACACATCAAAAGTGGGCCTGAAAGCATTAGATCAGTTCTGTTCTGCAGGTTTTAGCCCATTCAAAGATCATGTAGGTCTACATGCATCCTTTCAGTTCACACCAGAATGAGCGTGTGTGGTTCAGTGTTATTTAAACATGGTAGTAGTAGCAGGTGTAGTCTATAAAGGCCATTCAGTGTAACACCTGTTTGGACCCTCTCCGGGCTCCCACCCTCAGCTTCACCCTCTTTTCTTCAGAGCTGCTGAACTTGCAGCAGAAGTGCAGCCTGATGTGTGTGTTGAACTTCTGGTCTCTGACGCCGTAGATGAGCGGACTGAGCAGACGTGGAAGCACGTTGGTAAACAGGAAGCTGGTGAAGAAGATGCTGGTTATTTCACGAGGCCAGGCGGTGGCTAGAAGGACATTGATGAAGGGAGAGATGAAGGTCAACATGCAGATGAGGAGCTGGACTCCGTGCAGCAGGATGGTGTTGCGGGCGTTTCTGGCCGAGGCCTGGTTAGAACCAGAAACTGCCCAGGCGGCGCAGAGGACCTTCAGGTAGGTGATGATGAGAGTCAGGAAGACGAAGGACAACAGAAGGACCTGAGGGGAAGACGTGAAGACACTTTAATCTCCATCAGTGAAGTCATCAAGAcaggaaatgaaaataaaacctgGAACACAGTAAACAGAATTCATCTCTGTTCCACCTGGACCACCACACTCTGGGCCTTGTGGTACGGCGTGGTGTACACGTTGAGAGGGTAACAGACGACGACCCTCGAGAAGACAGACGGGGGCTGGGTGGCGAGGATGATGAGGATATCTGTGAGGGCGGGGATGAAGGAGACGACCCAGATGAGTGCGATGAGAGCGTAGGCTCGCTGCACGGTGCAGATCTGGACGTGATGAAGAGGTCGACAAACGGCAATGTAACGCTCCACTGCCATGCCAGCCAGGTTCAGAGGGCTGTTCCTGgatcagcacaaacacacaacatttcatttgtttagGATTCAATGTACAAACTGTAAAGCAGCGTGCACGTCTACAAAAGCCTGAGGAGTTACCAGACACCAACTAAACACAAGCTTAATACTAACTACCCTATggtatatttggctaagtactatcaGTTCACTtgagaaaacttacaagtatacttgcagtaaaaactattaaagtagtagtttactgagagtatactttaaagtgtactttcataaaatAAGAattgggctacaagtatataactagtaaactatcagtaCAATACTTACACTtgaagtatacttttataaactaaattagtcccaagaagtattgaagtagtacagtttgtactttttactctactacatctcagaggcaacTATTGTactttgttttatctgttctaaatgaaccttaaagggaaatttgtcaagtatttaatcctcttatcaacatgggagtggacaaatatgctgctttatgcaaatgtatgtatatatttattattggaaatcaatggacaacacaaaacaatgacagatattgatccagaagccctcacaggtactgcatttagcataaaacaatatgctcagatcataacatggcaaactgcagcccaacaggcaacaacagctgtcagtgtgtcagtgtgctgacttgactatgacttgccccaaactgcatgtgattatcataaagtgggcatgtctgtaaagaggagactcgtgggtacccatagaaaccatttacattcactgatctggaggtcagaggtcaagggacccctttgaaaatggtcatgacagtttttcctcgccagaatttagcgtaagtttggagtgttatttaacctctagtgtgacatggttggtaccgatggattcatcaggttttgtactttcagatgataccagtctcttcactctagctttaaaactgaaagacagtaaagttggtcgggtctcagagggttaatacaaAAGCATGTTGTGTCAAATATAGGCAGGGTGTCCTACTACTCCATGGGTGAGAATTACAACTCTGCAGTTATTTAAAGATCTTTAATAAAGGACCATAAACAAATGATTTCTATCTGAAAAATAGAAAGCATATACCCACAAAATTCAGTCAGTCCGAGGCCACCCAAAGAGCACCTGAGTGGGTACCAGCTCTTTATTTCTAGCGCCATCTGCTGTAACCCTCCAACATCACAGCTCCAGTCACACTGAGCATGAGTCACAGCTCCACGGGGTCAAAGACGGCGTCTCAGCCTTCATTTAATATCCTTGAGACAAACCAGGAAACAGGTTGTTATTCTGCCTCTCTGAGaccacacactcaaacacacactgagagacggAAGATAAGATTCACCTTCAGACCAAAACCACCACTTCCACTGAGAGAGGACATCTGAGGGAATACTGGGAATACTGGAATACCACCACTTCAACCAGCTGCTGAGTCCACAAACTGAACCAGAGTTTTACAAGAACAAAGACTCAAAGTGAAAGTAACTTTCAGAGAACAGGAAGTGGCTGAGCCGTCTGCCTGCTGTGTTTACAGCTTCGCTCGGAGACGAAATGGCGTCCAGATTAGAGGACGATCTCTGCTGTTCTGTCTGCCACGACGTCTTTAAAGATCCTGTCACCCTGTCGtgtagccacagcttctgtaagGCCTGTCTGCAGAAGTGGTGGACGGAGAAACACGTCCAAGAGTGTCCAATTTGTAAGAGAAGATCTTCAATGGCTCTATTCGATAACTTGGATTTAAAGaagctgtgtgagagagatcagagagctTCTGAgactctctgcagtctgcactctgagacACTCAAACTCTTCTGCctggaccatcagcagccggtgtgtaacgtctgcagagattcagaaaCACACATCGATCACAGATTCACATCCATTGATGA
This portion of the Sebastes fasciatus isolate fSebFas1 chromosome 1, fSebFas1.pri, whole genome shotgun sequence genome encodes:
- the LOC141775899 gene encoding odorant receptor 131-2-like; this encodes MNSTGCLDKWNSAFAKNFITFALGFIINCINGAFVYTYFKSQVFYRDPRYVLYIHLVINDMIMLTLSVLLQIMTYTIPTSLASCCILLLILVTANKNSPLNLAGMAVERYIAVCRPLHHVQICTVQRAYALIALIWVVSFIPALTDILIILATQPPSVFSRVVVCYPLNVYTTPYHKAQSVVVQVLLLSFVFLTLIITYLKVLCAAWAVSGSNQASARNARNTILLHGVQLLICMLTFISPFINVLLATAWPREITSIFFTSFLFTNVLPRLLSPLIYGVRDQKFNTHIRLHFCCKFSSSEEKRVKLRVGARRGSKQVLH